One window from the genome of Streptomyces cadmiisoli encodes:
- a CDS encoding ATP-grasp domain-containing protein, with translation MPRIALVTCRPGPEVAADLDLPVLAGALTRAGADTAVVEWDDPAVDWAGFDLAVIRSTWDYSWRATEFLAWARKCGGVTRLANPAHVVRWNADKRYLGDLAAAGVPTVPTRYLAPGEPVGLPDDHDYVVKPTSGAGARFAARYSPHEHATAVRQLARMHAEGFTAMVQPYVEGIDVTGERALQFFGGRLLHASRKGAVLAPGTAYDARKVAHPGLEVWRPTDAELAVAERALSTVPGAPELLYARVDLVDGPDGEPRVMELELVEPNLFLSLHPGSVGPVVEAILSH, from the coding sequence GTGCCCCGCATCGCCCTCGTCACCTGCCGGCCCGGTCCCGAGGTCGCCGCGGACCTTGATCTGCCCGTGCTGGCCGGGGCGTTGACCCGCGCCGGGGCCGACACGGCCGTCGTCGAGTGGGACGACCCGGCGGTCGACTGGGCCGGGTTCGACCTCGCCGTGATCCGCTCCACCTGGGACTACAGCTGGCGGGCCACCGAATTCCTCGCCTGGGCGCGGAAGTGCGGCGGGGTCACGCGGCTGGCGAATCCGGCGCACGTGGTGCGGTGGAACGCCGACAAGCGCTACCTCGGCGATCTCGCGGCGGCCGGTGTCCCGACCGTCCCCACCCGCTACCTCGCCCCCGGCGAGCCGGTCGGCCTGCCCGACGACCACGACTACGTCGTCAAGCCGACCTCCGGCGCGGGCGCCCGCTTCGCCGCCCGCTACTCCCCGCACGAGCACGCCACCGCCGTACGGCAGCTGGCGCGCATGCACGCCGAGGGGTTCACCGCGATGGTGCAGCCCTATGTCGAGGGCATCGACGTCACCGGCGAACGGGCGTTGCAGTTCTTCGGCGGGCGGCTGCTGCACGCCAGCCGCAAGGGCGCCGTGCTGGCGCCGGGCACCGCGTACGACGCGCGGAAGGTCGCCCATCCCGGGCTCGAGGTGTGGCGGCCGACGGACGCCGAACTGGCCGTGGCCGAGCGCGCGCTGAGCACGGTGCCGGGGGCGCCGGAGCTGCTGTACGCGCGGGTGGACCTGGTGGACGGACCCGACGGGGAGCCGCGGGTGATGGAACTGGAGCTGGTCGAGCCGAACCTGTTCCTGTCGCTGCACCCCGGATCGGTCGGGCCGGTGGTGGAAGCGATCCTGTCCCACTAG
- a CDS encoding condensation protein, with the protein MTAIDQPARPAPDGPPVRIPFPVVDEVARHCLQDEEPETVHIEVHLPGSLDPDRLRRAFHRALLRHPRILMREAPGRWYRRRYEWELTAEPDVEAVSFPPPGRNALRDARTRSLTQAPPLSASPPIRLEAVPARTGSVLFLTINHTALDGPACLRVLATAAELYGGRDNSPAAPPVRAPSASAPDPADTPSNWRPPARVAPGRPEPSPGNGLIVTELSLPRRPEGAPYTVNDQLMVATALTIAHWNREHGVRPRPLRVTMPVDDRPRDATMPIGNGTRLVEVPFSPHELTTDDMPALLGRTALRTRALKSLTRPQLGHGAALLTAPVVPVPWRAAVTRGLRRAAAPWTSTTLLSNIGRIPYPLDFGAEAGRATAVWFSAPARMPRGLTLTTASTAGRLHLALRWSRTLLGHGDGAHLRDLFEHHLHTTEVTR; encoded by the coding sequence GTGACCGCGATCGACCAGCCGGCCCGTCCGGCGCCGGACGGGCCGCCGGTGCGCATCCCGTTCCCGGTCGTGGACGAGGTGGCCCGGCACTGCCTCCAGGACGAGGAACCGGAGACGGTCCACATCGAGGTCCACCTCCCCGGCAGCCTCGACCCCGACCGGCTGCGCCGGGCCTTCCACCGGGCGCTCCTGCGCCACCCCCGGATCCTGATGCGGGAGGCTCCGGGGCGGTGGTACCGGCGGCGCTACGAGTGGGAACTGACCGCGGAGCCGGACGTGGAGGCCGTGAGCTTCCCGCCGCCGGGCCGCAACGCGCTGCGCGACGCCCGGACCAGGTCGCTGACCCAGGCACCGCCGCTGTCCGCGTCCCCGCCGATCCGGCTGGAGGCGGTGCCGGCGCGCACCGGCAGCGTCCTGTTCCTCACCATCAACCACACCGCCCTGGACGGCCCGGCGTGCCTGCGGGTCCTCGCCACCGCGGCGGAGCTGTACGGCGGCCGGGACAACTCCCCGGCCGCACCCCCCGTACGCGCTCCGTCCGCGTCCGCGCCCGACCCCGCGGACACACCGTCCAACTGGCGGCCGCCCGCGCGGGTCGCCCCGGGCAGGCCCGAGCCCTCCCCCGGCAACGGACTGATCGTCACGGAGCTGTCCCTCCCGCGGCGGCCCGAGGGCGCCCCGTACACGGTCAACGACCAGCTGATGGTCGCCACCGCCCTGACGATCGCCCACTGGAACCGGGAGCACGGCGTCCGGCCGCGCCCGCTGCGCGTCACCATGCCGGTGGACGACCGTCCGCGCGACGCGACCATGCCCATCGGCAACGGCACCCGGCTGGTCGAGGTCCCGTTCTCCCCGCACGAGTTGACCACGGACGACATGCCGGCGCTGCTGGGCCGCACCGCGCTGCGCACCCGCGCCCTGAAGTCCCTCACCCGCCCCCAGCTCGGCCACGGCGCGGCCCTGCTCACGGCGCCGGTGGTGCCGGTCCCGTGGCGGGCCGCGGTCACCCGCGGGCTGCGCCGGGCGGCGGCGCCGTGGACGTCGACCACGCTGCTGAGCAACATCGGCCGTATCCCGTACCCCCTGGACTTCGGCGCGGAGGCCGGCCGCGCCACGGCGGTGTGGTTCTCCGCCCCGGCCCGTATGCCGCGCGGCCTCACGCTCACCACCGCCTCCACGGCGGGCCGGCTGCACCTGGCGCTGCGCTGGTCGCGCACCCTGCTCGGCCACGGCGACGGCGCCCACCTGCGGGACCTGTTCGAGCACCATCTGCACACCACGGAGGTCACCCGATGA
- a CDS encoding glycosyltransferase family 4 protein, giving the protein MPQHVPPPLRTALPRPQQHSSVLPPPPRRIVFLAHRDLGNPAAGGSELLVDRLAEGLTGLGHQVTLLCGGPASYRDYRVVSAGGAYGHYLRARSAFARQVGDCDLLVEVCNGMPYLAPLWHHGPTLCLVNHVHTDLWRMRFGGPLAPAARLGRRIEHWALTEAQQHSLLVAVSPSTAHALRAIGVARERIRVVHNGVEEPGPRADRSPEPLFVAVGRLVEYKRVDLLLRLWERVRPVTGGRLVIVGDGPERERLERLAGPDVEFTGHVPDVEKHRLLCAAWLLLHPSAVEGWGLVVTEAATRETPTIAFDVPGLRDSVVDGETGVLAVGESSFAAAWCTLALSGHRRELMGKAARERAARYRWDRTVRQFRAVAAEAVRGWEP; this is encoded by the coding sequence ATGCCCCAGCACGTACCGCCGCCGCTGCGCACCGCTCTCCCCCGGCCGCAGCAGCACTCTTCGGTGCTCCCCCCACCCCCGCGCCGAATCGTTTTCCTTGCCCATCGCGACCTCGGCAATCCGGCCGCGGGCGGTTCCGAACTGCTCGTCGACCGGCTGGCCGAGGGCCTGACCGGACTGGGCCACCAGGTCACCCTGCTGTGCGGCGGCCCCGCGTCGTACCGCGACTACCGGGTCGTCTCGGCGGGCGGCGCCTACGGTCACTATCTGCGCGCCCGCTCCGCCTTCGCCCGCCAGGTCGGCGACTGCGACCTGCTGGTGGAGGTGTGCAACGGCATGCCGTACCTGGCGCCGCTGTGGCATCACGGCCCCACCCTGTGCCTGGTCAACCATGTGCACACGGACCTGTGGAGGATGCGCTTCGGCGGGCCGCTCGCGCCGGCCGCCCGGCTCGGCCGGAGAATCGAGCACTGGGCGCTGACCGAGGCGCAGCAGCACAGCCTGCTGGTGGCCGTCTCCCCGTCCACGGCCCACGCCCTGCGCGCGATCGGCGTGGCACGCGAACGCATCCGGGTCGTGCACAACGGTGTGGAGGAACCCGGCCCCCGCGCCGACCGCTCGCCCGAGCCGCTGTTCGTGGCGGTGGGCCGGCTGGTCGAGTACAAGCGCGTCGATCTGCTGCTGCGGCTGTGGGAGCGGGTCAGACCGGTCACCGGCGGCCGGCTGGTGATCGTCGGCGACGGCCCGGAGCGGGAGCGGCTGGAACGGCTCGCGGGCCCGGACGTGGAGTTCACCGGTCATGTCCCGGACGTCGAGAAGCACCGTCTGCTGTGCGCGGCCTGGCTGCTGCTGCACCCCTCGGCGGTGGAGGGCTGGGGGCTGGTCGTGACCGAGGCGGCCACCCGTGAGACACCGACGATCGCCTTCGACGTGCCCGGCCTGCGGGACTCCGTGGTCGACGGCGAGACCGGCGTGCTCGCCGTCGGGGAGTCCTCCTTCGCGGCGGCCTGGTGCACCCTGGCCCTGTCCGGGCACCGCCGCGAACTCATGGGCAAGGCCGCCCGGGAACGGGCCGCCCGCTACCGCTGGGACCGCACCGTCCGGCAGTTCCGGGCGGTGGCCGCCGAGGCGGTGAGGGGCTGGGAGCCATGA
- a CDS encoding class I SAM-dependent methyltransferase, giving the protein MTAAAGGGRGRAEPGRGPRDPSFRRSLTLFRAFLHEQDDPDACYALLARDAADQVEAYDGPLAGRTVVDVGGGSGHFTEEFRRRGAQAHLFEPDVRELGEKPPDGTVIADGYLLPLYDGVADVTFSSNVLEHVADPQTFLSELARVTRPGGLIYVSFTNWLSPWGGHEWAPWHYFGAERARARYRRRTGKEAKHTLGENLFAVHIGPTLRQVRARDDVTVVSARSRYWPFLTEAVVKVPGIRELATWNLLLILRRCSP; this is encoded by the coding sequence ATGACCGCGGCTGCCGGTGGCGGCCGGGGGCGCGCGGAGCCCGGCCGCGGTCCGCGCGACCCGTCGTTCCGCCGCTCCCTCACCCTCTTCCGCGCCTTCCTGCACGAGCAGGACGACCCCGACGCGTGCTACGCGCTGCTCGCCCGGGACGCCGCCGACCAGGTCGAGGCCTACGACGGCCCGCTGGCCGGCCGCACCGTGGTCGACGTCGGCGGCGGCAGCGGCCATTTCACCGAGGAGTTCCGGCGCCGCGGCGCCCAGGCCCACCTCTTCGAACCGGACGTGCGGGAGCTGGGCGAGAAGCCGCCGGACGGCACGGTGATCGCCGACGGCTATCTGCTGCCGCTGTACGACGGGGTCGCGGACGTCACGTTCTCCTCCAACGTGCTGGAGCACGTGGCCGATCCGCAGACGTTCCTGAGCGAGCTGGCCCGGGTCACCCGGCCCGGCGGGCTGATCTATGTGTCGTTCACCAACTGGCTGTCCCCGTGGGGCGGCCACGAGTGGGCGCCCTGGCACTACTTCGGCGCCGAGCGGGCCCGCGCCCGCTACCGGCGCCGTACCGGCAAGGAAGCCAAGCACACCCTCGGCGAGAACCTCTTCGCCGTGCACATCGGCCCCACCCTGCGGCAGGTGCGCGCCCGCGACGACGTCACGGTCGTCTCGGCGCGTTCCCGCTACTGGCCGTTCCTCACCGAGGCCGTCGTCAAGGTCCCCGGCATCCGTGAGCTGGCCACCTGGAACCTCCTCCTCATCCTCCGGCGGTGTTCCCCATGA
- a CDS encoding Trm112 family protein: protein MTPDDPLLRILACPLDKGPLHLLPPDESVASAEILYNPRLRRRYPIVDGIPQLLPSSGEQVSEDEHEELLKRMVP from the coding sequence ATGACCCCCGACGACCCGCTGCTGAGGATCCTGGCGTGCCCGCTCGACAAGGGCCCGCTGCATCTGCTGCCGCCGGACGAGTCCGTGGCGTCGGCGGAGATCCTGTACAACCCGCGGCTGCGCCGCCGCTACCCGATCGTGGACGGCATCCCGCAACTGCTGCCGTCGTCCGGGGAGCAGGTCTCCGAGGACGAGCACGAGGAACTGCTCAAACGGATGGTGCCGTGA
- a CDS encoding FkbM family methyltransferase yields the protein MTTLAARVARFLPARLVAAAARAVYPRFEPELARLADFCPPGCGTAVDVGGWYGPWTRRLSARSRRVVTVEPVPHLARLLSATAPANVRVVRAAASDRPGTARLWLPPGDTGERGVSSLLRRDIHARSVEVPCVALDDLGLTDVGFVKVDVDGSELAVLRGATGLLARDRPALLVELETRIQPIAPAVTYLSLLGYTGWVLPGSAWVPLGDFPLEAHQAATSHVASHGLLRRVLPLRDRPRYVNSVLFLPDGRRPGGARDRDGVPVSRG from the coding sequence GTGACCACGCTCGCCGCCCGGGTCGCCCGCTTCCTGCCCGCCCGGCTGGTGGCCGCGGCCGCCCGCGCGGTGTACCCCCGCTTCGAACCGGAGCTGGCCCGGCTCGCCGACTTCTGCCCGCCCGGCTGCGGCACCGCCGTCGACGTCGGCGGCTGGTACGGCCCGTGGACCCGCAGGCTGAGCGCCCGCTCCCGGCGGGTGGTGACCGTCGAACCGGTCCCGCACCTGGCGCGGCTGCTCTCCGCCACGGCCCCGGCGAACGTCCGGGTGGTCCGGGCCGCCGCCTCGGACCGCCCCGGCACGGCCCGCCTGTGGCTGCCCCCGGGGGACACCGGCGAGCGGGGCGTCTCCTCCCTGCTGCGGCGGGACATCCACGCCCGCTCGGTGGAGGTCCCCTGCGTGGCCCTGGACGACCTCGGCCTCACGGACGTCGGCTTCGTCAAGGTCGACGTCGACGGCAGCGAACTGGCCGTGCTGCGCGGCGCGACCGGACTGCTGGCCCGCGACCGGCCGGCCCTGCTGGTGGAACTGGAGACCCGGATCCAGCCGATCGCCCCGGCCGTGACGTATCTGTCGCTCCTCGGCTACACGGGCTGGGTGCTGCCCGGCTCGGCCTGGGTCCCGCTCGGCGACTTCCCGCTGGAGGCCCACCAGGCGGCCACCTCGCACGTCGCCTCGCACGGCCTGCTGCGCCGGGTGCTCCCGCTGCGCGACCGTCCCCGCTACGTCAACTCCGTCCTCTTCCTGCCGGACGGCCGGCGCCCCGGCGGCGCGCGCGACCGCGACGGTGTGCCGGTGTCGAGGGGCTGA
- a CDS encoding class I SAM-dependent methyltransferase, whose translation MTTTTSPGDLRDFYEDPAVPVASGTPRSLRQARMLAAALGTGTARTVVDIGCGDGTAAATAAPLLSGHRIIGVDWSQDALTRARTRLPYAVRGELTGGGLPLRSESADAVLFSEVVEHLVDPDAALDEIRRVLRPGGHLMLSTPNLAAWYNRALLLAGVQPVFSEVSLRAIHGRPGREVVGHLRLYTARALRAFVAAAGFEVVRLAGAPFHGVPRALRPLDRLACARPPLASILLLHARRS comes from the coding sequence ATGACCACCACCACGTCCCCCGGCGACCTGCGGGACTTCTACGAGGACCCGGCCGTCCCCGTCGCCTCCGGCACCCCCCGCAGCCTGCGGCAGGCCCGCATGCTGGCCGCGGCCCTCGGCACCGGCACCGCCCGCACCGTCGTCGACATCGGCTGCGGCGACGGCACGGCGGCCGCCACCGCCGCCCCGCTGCTGTCCGGGCACCGCATCATCGGCGTCGACTGGTCGCAGGACGCCCTGACCCGTGCCCGCACCCGGCTGCCGTACGCGGTCCGCGGCGAACTCACCGGCGGCGGCCTGCCGTTGCGTTCGGAGTCGGCCGACGCCGTCCTGTTCAGCGAGGTCGTCGAGCACCTCGTCGACCCGGACGCCGCCCTGGACGAGATCCGCCGCGTGCTGCGCCCGGGAGGCCATCTGATGCTGTCCACCCCGAACCTGGCCGCCTGGTACAACCGCGCCCTGCTGCTGGCCGGGGTGCAGCCGGTCTTCTCCGAGGTGAGCCTGCGCGCGATCCACGGACGCCCCGGCCGGGAGGTCGTCGGGCACCTGCGGCTGTACACCGCCCGCGCGCTGCGGGCGTTCGTCGCCGCGGCCGGCTTCGAGGTGGTGCGGCTGGCGGGGGCGCCGTTCCACGGGGTGCCGCGTGCGCTGCGGCCGCTGGACCGGCTGGCGTGTGCCAGACCACCGCTCGCGTCCATCCTGCTGCTGCACGCGCGAAGGTCGTAG
- a CDS encoding DUF3367 domain-containing protein, with translation MTTTVQAPPPAAVPTTATTAGPPEGPRSRRWLLGFWAVVLTLFLAVQPGRQTFDTKLGVTVDPGRFLSDLGGLWHDRAGFGGIQDQYIGYVWPMLPFHWLGGAAGLPVWLTQRLWLSLVVTVAFWGALRLAERLGVGSGASRLTAAVAYSLWPVFTTVVGSTSAAALPGAFLPWVLLPLADERRSARIAALRSALIVPFMGGVNAASTLASLLPVGLYLLSRPPGPRQRKLIAWWVPGVLVATAWWWIPLLLLGAYGENFLPYIESSQTTTATMSATEALRGAGNWVAYLHFGEAWLPAGWTVATSVPVIVCSAFAAALGLAGLARRDLPERRWLVLTALTAALILLAGYGGTFGGPFHETVQDWLNGWLAPFRNIYKFQTGLALALVLGLAHLVAVAAEPRGARPLPGRRFAALIAAVLVLPGLLWPYLNGSVLNPGSFRELPKYWQATADWLEKYSPDSRALVVPATAHGIHTWGSTIDQPLDVLADSRWAQRDYVPFGTPGNRRAMDAVEQALLTGAEVPGLADFLSRAGIHYVVVRNDLDPDQIGAVPTTTVKRTLEQSGYERVTGLGPVMTGGRIADDAPLQVEGLYPRQRAVEIYRPLTEDVPRPGQASLYPVAETAVVSGGPESLLPVAAALRGRATVLAGDNHPGLGSPQLQVTGDGLRRADTRFGLVNANTSYTYTRDERNAPDAHQDAGEPPHQILPVTGTRHQTVAELRGARSVTASSYGSWFFHLPQFDPVGAFDGNPDTAWTEGSADSPDGQWLRIAFTGDYDMPSSFRVTPLPQESVRSAPTRVRVETERGSVTSFLQPNGMTQRVKAPAGETGWMRLTIVDSVERRSGLLGAGFSEITLPDVQVTRLLRLPADAEPAANELISLHRAADPTGLSPTGTEAGLHRRFTTDTAGRYEVAASAVAVPGEELDRLLYEIAPDQRDRITATADSTARLGAGLSARNLTDGDLTTAWVAGARPTVHLRWEGKQPVGELVLAAAGGLSARPTEVRISSPDGATLAGVDDNGWVRFPPITTDRLDITVTETAPLTLHNPVVDEDLNLPVGLTEAYLPALDAYRTPQPDPDRTFSLPCGQGPVLAVDGELYRTGVRGTVRDLVERRPVKVSLCPADGPEADGLELARGAHRVEAGDAGPLVVTGVTLTRGTVTEPLAADRDLEIRDWLGDRREVAVGPGAASYLTTYQNFNDGWRATLNGRELTSVRLDGWQQGWRIPAGVSGTVRLAYEPSTTYDAGLIGSGVGVAGLVALVLWRRRAPNPDAPQPVPAPPGPWLGTVALTVVGVVIAGWFALLVPALAVLAHRRHALLVPIAFVALAGAGVAAAAGAGRPVADGAGAFGPVAQLLALIGLFAALVSTRGRRAPDPAAEPDPEAPTRPLPRRRRGESGPPPRPAAGPTVSARGPGGPSLDKGEADRP, from the coding sequence ATGACGACCACGGTCCAGGCTCCTCCCCCGGCAGCCGTCCCCACCACCGCGACCACCGCGGGCCCCCCGGAGGGCCCGCGGTCGCGGCGCTGGCTGCTGGGGTTCTGGGCCGTGGTCCTCACGCTGTTCCTGGCCGTGCAGCCCGGCCGGCAGACCTTCGACACCAAGCTGGGCGTGACCGTCGACCCGGGGCGGTTCCTCTCCGACCTGGGCGGGCTGTGGCACGACCGGGCCGGCTTCGGCGGCATCCAGGACCAGTACATCGGCTACGTGTGGCCGATGCTGCCGTTCCACTGGCTCGGCGGCGCGGCCGGCCTGCCGGTGTGGCTGACCCAGCGGCTGTGGCTGTCGCTGGTGGTGACCGTCGCCTTCTGGGGCGCCCTGCGGCTGGCCGAGCGGCTGGGCGTCGGCAGCGGCGCCTCCCGGCTGACGGCCGCGGTCGCGTACTCCCTGTGGCCGGTGTTCACCACCGTCGTCGGCTCGACGTCGGCCGCCGCGCTGCCCGGCGCGTTCCTGCCGTGGGTACTGCTGCCGCTGGCCGACGAGCGCCGCAGCGCCCGGATCGCCGCCCTGCGCTCGGCGCTGATCGTGCCGTTCATGGGGGGTGTGAACGCGGCCTCCACGCTGGCCTCCCTGCTGCCGGTGGGCCTGTACCTGCTGTCCCGCCCGCCCGGGCCGCGGCAGCGCAAGCTGATCGCCTGGTGGGTGCCCGGCGTGCTGGTGGCGACCGCCTGGTGGTGGATCCCGCTGCTGCTGCTCGGCGCGTACGGGGAGAACTTCCTGCCCTACATCGAGAGTTCGCAGACCACGACGGCCACCATGTCGGCGACGGAGGCCCTGCGCGGCGCCGGCAACTGGGTGGCGTACCTGCACTTCGGGGAGGCGTGGCTGCCCGCGGGCTGGACGGTGGCCACCTCGGTACCGGTGATCGTCTGCTCGGCGTTCGCGGCCGCGCTGGGCCTCGCGGGACTGGCCCGCCGGGACCTGCCCGAGCGCCGGTGGCTGGTGCTGACCGCGCTGACGGCGGCGCTGATCCTGCTGGCCGGGTACGGCGGGACGTTCGGCGGTCCCTTCCACGAGACCGTGCAGGACTGGCTGAACGGCTGGCTGGCGCCGTTCCGCAACATCTACAAGTTCCAGACGGGACTGGCGCTCGCCCTGGTGCTGGGCCTGGCCCATCTGGTCGCCGTGGCGGCCGAGCCGCGCGGCGCGCGCCCGCTGCCGGGCCGCCGCTTCGCCGCGCTGATCGCGGCCGTGCTGGTCCTGCCGGGCCTGCTGTGGCCGTACCTCAACGGGTCCGTCCTCAACCCGGGTTCGTTCCGGGAGCTGCCCAAGTACTGGCAGGCCACGGCGGACTGGCTGGAGAAGTACTCCCCCGACTCACGTGCCCTGGTCGTCCCGGCGACCGCGCACGGCATCCACACCTGGGGCTCCACCATCGACCAGCCGCTGGACGTGCTGGCCGACTCCCGCTGGGCCCAGCGCGACTACGTCCCCTTCGGCACGCCCGGCAACCGGCGCGCCATGGACGCGGTCGAACAGGCGCTGCTGACCGGCGCCGAGGTCCCGGGCCTCGCGGACTTCCTGAGCCGCGCCGGGATCCACTACGTCGTCGTCCGCAACGACCTCGACCCCGACCAGATCGGGGCCGTCCCGACCACGACCGTCAAGCGCACCCTGGAGCAGTCCGGCTACGAGCGGGTGACCGGCCTCGGCCCGGTCATGACCGGCGGGCGGATCGCCGACGACGCCCCGCTCCAGGTGGAGGGCCTGTATCCGCGCCAGCGGGCGGTGGAGATCTACCGGCCGCTCACCGAGGACGTGCCGCGGCCCGGCCAGGCCTCGCTGTACCCGGTGGCCGAAACGGCCGTGGTCTCCGGCGGCCCGGAGTCGCTGCTGCCGGTCGCCGCCGCGCTGCGCGGCCGGGCGACCGTCCTGGCCGGCGACAACCACCCCGGGCTCGGCTCCCCGCAGCTCCAGGTCACCGGCGACGGACTGCGCCGCGCCGACACCCGGTTCGGGCTGGTCAACGCCAACACCTCGTACACGTACACCCGTGACGAGCGCAACGCCCCGGACGCCCACCAGGACGCGGGCGAGCCGCCGCACCAGATCCTGCCGGTGACCGGCACCCGCCACCAGACCGTGGCCGAACTGCGCGGCGCCCGCTCGGTGACCGCGTCCTCCTACGGCAGCTGGTTCTTCCATCTGCCGCAGTTCGACCCGGTGGGCGCCTTCGACGGCAATCCGGACACCGCGTGGACGGAGGGCTCGGCCGACTCGCCCGACGGGCAGTGGCTGCGCATCGCCTTCACCGGCGACTACGACATGCCGTCGTCGTTCCGGGTCACGCCGCTGCCGCAGGAGAGCGTCCGGTCGGCGCCGACCCGGGTGCGGGTGGAGACCGAACGGGGCTCCGTCACCAGCTTCCTCCAACCGAACGGCATGACGCAGCGCGTCAAGGCACCCGCCGGCGAGACCGGCTGGATGCGGCTGACCATCGTCGACTCGGTGGAGCGCCGCTCCGGTCTGCTCGGTGCCGGCTTCAGCGAGATCACCCTGCCGGACGTGCAGGTGACACGGCTGCTGCGGCTGCCGGCGGACGCCGAACCCGCGGCGAACGAACTCATCTCGCTGCACCGCGCCGCCGACCCCACCGGGCTCTCCCCGACCGGCACCGAGGCGGGCCTGCACCGCCGCTTCACCACGGACACGGCGGGCCGTTACGAGGTGGCGGCGAGCGCGGTCGCGGTCCCCGGCGAGGAACTCGACCGGCTGCTCTACGAGATCGCGCCCGACCAGCGGGACCGCATCACCGCGACCGCCGACTCCACGGCCCGGCTCGGCGCGGGCCTGTCCGCGCGCAACCTCACCGACGGCGATCTGACCACCGCGTGGGTCGCCGGCGCCCGCCCGACGGTCCATCTGCGCTGGGAGGGCAAGCAGCCGGTGGGCGAACTGGTGCTGGCCGCGGCCGGCGGCCTGTCCGCCCGGCCCACCGAGGTGCGGATCAGCTCCCCCGACGGCGCGACGCTCGCGGGCGTCGACGACAACGGCTGGGTCCGCTTCCCGCCGATCACCACCGACCGCCTCGACATCACGGTCACCGAGACCGCCCCGCTCACCCTGCACAACCCGGTCGTCGACGAGGACCTGAACCTCCCGGTCGGCCTCACCGAGGCCTATCTGCCGGCCCTCGACGCCTACCGCACCCCGCAGCCGGACCCCGACCGGACCTTCTCGCTGCCGTGCGGGCAGGGGCCGGTGCTGGCGGTGGACGGGGAGCTGTACCGGACCGGTGTGCGCGGGACGGTGCGGGACCTGGTGGAACGCCGGCCGGTGAAGGTGTCGCTGTGCCCGGCGGACGGTCCGGAGGCGGACGGTCTGGAGCTGGCCCGGGGCGCGCACCGCGTCGAGGCGGGCGACGCGGGCCCCCTGGTCGTCACCGGCGTCACCCTCACCCGGGGCACGGTGACCGAGCCGCTCGCCGCCGACCGTGACCTGGAGATCCGGGACTGGCTCGGTGACCGCCGCGAGGTCGCGGTCGGTCCGGGCGCCGCGTCGTACCTGACGACCTACCAGAACTTCAACGACGGCTGGCGGGCCACGCTGAACGGCCGGGAGCTGACCTCGGTCCGGCTGGACGGCTGGCAGCAGGGCTGGCGGATCCCGGCCGGGGTGAGCGGCACGGTCCGGCTGGCCTACGAGCCGTCGACCACGTACGACGCGGGTCTGATCGGCAGCGGCGTCGGCGTGGCGGGACTGGTGGCCCTGGTCCTGTGGCGGCGGCGCGCCCCCAACCCCGACGCGCCGCAGCCGGTGCCCGCCCCGCCCGGTCCGTGGCTCGGCACGGTGGCGCTGACGGTCGTCGGAGTCGTGATCGCGGGCTGGTTCGCGCTGCTGGTGCCGGCGCTCGCGGTGCTGGCCCACCGGCGGCACGCCCTGCTCGTCCCGATCGCGTTCGTGGCGCTCGCCGGCGCGGGTGTCGCCGCGGCGGCGGGCGCCGGCCGGCCGGTGGCGGACGGCGCGGGGGCGTTCGGGCCGGTGGCCCAGCTGCTGGCGCTGATCGGGCTGTTCGCCGCGCTGGTGAGCACCCGCGGGCGCCGGGCCCCGGACCCTGCGGCGGAGCCGGACCCGGAGGCACCCACGCGACCGCTGCCGCGCCGGCGGCGCGGTGAGAGCGGGCCGCCGCCGCGGCCCGCCGCGGGCCCGACCGTCTCCGCGCGCGGCCCCGGCGGACCGTCGCTCGACAAGGGGGAGGCGGACCGGCCGTGA